In Actinomycetota bacterium, a single genomic region encodes these proteins:
- the proB gene encoding glutamate 5-kinase — MITFRRVHRIVVKVGTSVITTPSGRLDFIQLSNLVDQMAELKKRGYELLLVSSGAIAAGVEGLGLDARPTTIPELQAAASVGQGLLLQQYTNLFDKHGIKVGQVLLTQYDTTQRRHYLNARNTLQKLLELETIPIINENDTTAVDEIKFGDNDTLAALVSNLVEADLLIALTDTEGLYTRDPHKTTEAKLLQEVEEITPEVEALAGGAGTRFGSGGMVTKIQAAKIVTFAQSGMIIAHGKRPRVLLDIMDYKPVGTFFVPGKKKVESRKLWIAFGRIARGTVMVDEGAKDALLKRGKSLLPAGITKCDGDFGVGDAVNIVDKEGTVFAKGLTNFSLQELNRIKGLKSKEVSAILPDASEEVVHRDCLVILK, encoded by the coding sequence ATGATTACCTTCCGTAGGGTTCACAGGATCGTGGTCAAGGTCGGGACCAGTGTAATAACCACGCCATCGGGAAGACTCGATTTCATTCAGCTATCGAATCTCGTCGACCAGATGGCGGAATTGAAGAAAAGGGGATATGAGCTTCTTCTGGTTTCCTCCGGTGCCATTGCCGCCGGCGTTGAGGGTTTGGGTCTGGACGCACGACCAACAACCATCCCCGAGCTCCAGGCGGCGGCTTCAGTGGGGCAGGGTCTCCTGCTTCAGCAATATACCAATCTATTCGATAAACATGGGATAAAGGTGGGGCAGGTCCTTTTAACCCAGTACGATACCACCCAGCGTCGTCATTATCTTAATGCCCGAAATACTCTGCAAAAACTCCTGGAGCTGGAGACCATTCCCATCATCAATGAGAACGACACCACCGCCGTGGATGAGATTAAATTCGGAGATAACGATACCTTGGCGGCTCTCGTCTCCAATTTGGTCGAGGCCGATCTGCTGATAGCTCTCACCGATACTGAAGGTCTATATACGAGGGATCCCCATAAGACAACGGAGGCCAAGCTCTTGCAGGAGGTTGAGGAAATCACCCCCGAAGTAGAAGCTCTTGCTGGTGGAGCGGGAACGAGGTTTGGCTCCGGGGGAATGGTCACCAAAATCCAGGCAGCCAAGATAGTGACCTTCGCTCAAAGCGGAATGATAATCGCTCATGGCAAAAGACCCCGCGTGCTCCTGGATATCATGGATTATAAACCCGTGGGAACATTCTTCGTCCCGGGAAAGAAAAAGGTCGAGAGCCGCAAGCTCTGGATAGCATTCGGCAGGATAGCCAGGGGCACGGTGATGGTGGATGAGGGAGCGAAGGATGCCCTGCTCAAAAGGGGTAAAAGCCTTCTCCCCGCCGGTATCACAAAATGTGACGGGGATTTCGGCGTGGGAGACGCTGTAAACATCGTGGATAAAGAGGGAACCGTCTTCGCTAAGGGTTTGACCAATTTTAGCCTACAGGAGCTCAATCGAATAAAAGGACTAAAGAGCAAAGAGGTCTCGGCGATACTACCTGATGCCAGCGAGGAGGTAGTCCACCGAGACTGCCTCGTCATCCTCAAATAG